The genomic DNA CAAACAGCAGCTTGTCCAATTGCTGATGGCGATTTGGATTGGATATTTTGGTGATCAGCACAAAATCACACCTTGGGAACAGATCTTCATGGTGATGAGGGTAAAAACACAGAAGTCAGATTTTAATGGAAGACTCTTATTTACGGTTTTGgcatcaatttttaatttttccctGGAAATCATTGAAACTTGTGTATGGGAGAAATTAGGAGgaaattttgttgaaatttaCCTGGTCTCAAAGACCACAAGATTTAGCTATGGTAATAATCGCTGATCATATTTGGGACTGGCCTCTGTAGCCACTATTGTTTTTTGAGCCTTGCCATGTAGTGGAAGTTGTAAGGTTAGTAGGGTACTAGGGTGGAGGTTTTTGGTGGTTGTAGCAGTTTCTGTCACTTGTTTCCTTCTAAAAATGCAACCGTAAAGATgaagttttgggtcaaaatggcccatgtattaaaaaaaaaaaaaatttacatctGACCacttttatgaaatttatattcaaaCTAGCTTTTTTGATGTCACGTGCTATagcaatatattttttttcaaaattttaataaaagccTTAATTGACAAttgaggttttatttttaaactaaaacttCAATTGTCAactaagattttattttttatttttactttaaaatttaattaaaaactattaaattataatttattattgaaattagaaatacatatttaataataaattatttatatttaagtttaaaaatctagttttaTTTCAACAAATATAAATGGATagatagaagatattataaatgaatattttatttattaataatattaaaataataaatttatataatatataaataagatatataattgtataatttattaatttaatatatataatttgttgttttttttaagatattggtttatttgtattatgtcaAATTTATCCATAGTTTCTTTCCTTGTTGAGGCATATGAggttatatatgtatttttttcactatataaatatttagtgggtatttttttatgactttgatgaaactattaaaaattatattttgtagtagattttttctaattaattttatcaaaaaatctatatatagaaatttaagagtatactattatttcaataaagataaatttgttataatacaaataaattaatatcttaaaaaacaacaaattaaatatcttaaattaataaattataaaattttatatcttatttgtatgtcatataattttattattttaagattattaatttattgataaataaaatattcatttattgtattatatttatcaattcatgtttattgaaataatactataattttaagtttaaatataaataatttattattaaagtatatatttttaatttcaataataagttgtaattaatagtttttaattaaatttgaaagtaaaaaaaaaagaatataaatttaaaaattttgcttgATCTTCTGAATCTGAATCAACTTTTCCTTGTTCTGGAAATAACGAAAgtcttttcaaattcaaatttgatggTGATTCTATagtaaattgattgattaagtTCAAAAAATAACCCATTTTTGTTGATAATGATTTTCTATCAAATGTATGTTCAAATTCTCGATAATCAATAGCAAAAAGGATACCGTAAATCTTATTTATGCGAAACTTCTCTATGGAATTTTCTCTGGAAGTTTCATTTATGATTGAAggtgaaaacatttttttgattGTTCCACGATATGGTCCGTTCAAGAAAGGATCATATATTTTAGGCAAGTATTCTTTTTTAGTTGCATCATTACACAATCTAGTTCTTTTTTCCAGTACATCCAGAGTAAGCGATCCATTGTCTAGAGCCTCGATTCTCGTTATAAACTCCTTTCttagtgtgttttctttttgttcattGGTATAAATCCAATGATTATATAGTTCGTCATAGGAGAGTCTTTCTGTTGTGGACAAAGACATCTTTCTTTGTATCATTTACATcttaagagtatactattattttaataaagataaatttgtcttaatttaaataaatcaatatcttaaaaataataaattaaatatcttaaattaatgaattatataattttatatcttatttatatgttatataaatttattattttaagattattaatttattaataaataaaatttttatttataatatcttctatttatcgatttatatttgttgaagtaatactagattcttaagtttaaatataaataatttattattaaagcataaatttttaattttaataataaattagaatttaatagtttttaattaaattttaaaataaaaaaaaaattatcaattgagactttaattaaaaaattgttaattgaagtttttattaaaaaaaattaaatatatttctatGGCATGACTCGTGGCactcttttcataaaatgatttgatgtaattttattttttttctttaatacatGGGcgattttgacccaaaactcgtAAAGATGTCTTTAACTCTTATTAGCTGTAGCTGGGCCAGTGAGCGCTAAAACAGAGTGACAATTGTGCTCGTGACATGACGCTTGGCCGTGGTACCTTTCCTTCCAAGCAAAAGCTAGATAAACATGACATCACCGATCTATGGCATGGCTCTCAATCATCTCAACCACTACAGAatcattcaaatataaaaaaaaattaaattaaaaactttagatTGCTATTTCCATGCCTCTTCATCACTTCCTTCCacttttttgacattttcaagGCAAAGAAGAAATTGTCCAGCAGAATTTAATGTTAaacaaatgaatttaaaaaatgccTATGTCAATACTTAGATCAATCTTAGTGTAATCAGGCATTGGATGATTCATTCATTGTGGtttcttttttacatttttacataaattttttctaataagatttcaaagaaaaaaatcttatgGAAGCTTGTCAATGATCAAATAATTACTATTGGGAATATTTAAATAGGATCATTGCATGTTAGACCCACTTGaccaaaaaattaaactttgattcaTATAACTTCACTATTTAAattcaagattaaaaaaaaaatatgaaaattgagaaaagaatataaactttttattgacCATGAATAAAGAGAGagtataaaaacattaatttaaattttattctttttgtaaacctcaataaaaatttaatctaatttagtgattggaaaaaaattacaccatttttcaaaaaaataaaaataaattattattattattattatttaaaaatcaatcaccttgaaaaatatatatttttaaaatagtgtatataaaaaataattaaaaatatgtcaaaattatttttttaaatgatatttttaaaaaaattagttttctaaaaataataaaatttcagaataattattaaaaaaatgtttaagatcaaaaaatttgttaaatattatggtgaaaaatagttttgaatggTATATTagtctcttcatattttatatcatttctattaattatacaatttatatggatcaaattttaatttttcggTTCAATTGGATCCATAACATAATTATCCCTATTTAAATTACTTAGGGAGTAATTTAATGTAATTATTAGCAGAATAATTTAGCGTAATTACTATCCAGAGTTTGGTTGAATGTTGAGCAATGAAAGTTAAAgacttcttctcattttcttttaatatagtTCAACTTTCTTTCATAATTGTCTtcctcttttaaaattttacattaaataCTCactcttttcaaatatttgaatttggttTTAGATTTCTAAGAACAGggccttatttatttatttatttcttttctttgcataGGTGGCGAAATCTAATTGGTCGAGTGACGAAGACGGGAAGGATTGATTGGACGAGCCCAATTCgaaaaaaggaacaaagaagcAGAGGGAAGGGGTTTCACGAAGAGTGTCCGCTCGAAGAATCAGAGGAACGCACCATGACTGTTCGGAAGAGAGCATCATCGGAAACAACCGCCGCGGCGGCCGCCCAACAACCCAAATCCCAAGAAACAACCACCGCCACGTCCGCAACCACAACCGATCCTCCAATCGCTCCGCCGAAATCAGGGACGATTTTGAAGCTGTCTCTCCTACTCATCATCCCATACGCCTACCTCATCTTGTTCCACTACAGAGTCGATGCAGACCTCAAGAGATCTATTCTTATCAACGCGGGTTTGAGCCTCGCCGGCTTCTTCGTTACTCGTACTATGATCCCTGTGGCTTCTAGTTACGTTATCAGGCGAAGTTTGTTTGGTTACGATATCAACAAGAAGGGCACTCCTCAAGGCTCTGTCAAAGTGTaggtcttttttttctttgctatcCTATTCGAATGTGGGAAGTGTATATCTGTTGGATCATTAATTTTGTTTGTGGAGCCTTGAATTTAGGGTGACactgttttgttttattttgaactaCGTGTGTGTTGTGCTATCAATTTGCATCTCCTTTCTTACCACTTCCTTATTTCGTTTATGTAAAACCGATGTTTATTCAAATTCATGAATTGAGTATGTACCAGATGATGAATCGTATCTTAATTGTTCAATTTATGTGGTGactgcttttattttattctacttAAGAGTTGATATTTATTCAAATCCGTGTTAGactaactttttttcttcttaacgCCCAATGCCTAGAGGTTTTCTttctcctctctttctctctttttttttgtcaattttccttttttcaaattcatgaaCTGGGAATGTGGCTTAGTCcatgttatttcttttttttttattaattgtgatttcattcaaattaaatcggGCATTTGTTAGACTGGGGCGATCTTGTCACAGGCAAATGCCAAATTCCAAATAGAAGCTAAGAGCTTGATATGTATCTAATATTTgtctccttctttcttttttatatcaatGCTTTATCTTGAATTACTGGTATTATTTCTGTCTTGCAGGCCTGAATCACTGGGTATTGTTGTTGGGATTGTCTTCTTGGTCTTGGCAAtcttatttcaatattttaatttcacatCAGATTCAAATGTAAGTGTATTGTCTTATAAAAGTTTCCAGCTCATGGTTTATTTTAACTGCTTTCAgttcaattttagtttttaaaaggtCAACCATGAATTTTCTGACTGTATTTCTACAGTTactttttgttgtaattatttattcattttttattctagaaCATCAACTGGCTCATTATCAACTAGATTGATCAGGAAGCTACTTTCTTAAAGCAAATGAAGGAATTATGTAGAGGGACAATAGGGGTATAAAATAAATGTTACCATGATTCAACATGTACATAAGTGAAGCTGTAATAGTGGATGCATGCTTACCAGCTTATCCAATGAAGGAAGACaataaaaactttcaatgtACCTATAAGTTGCCTCAAACCTCATAATTTGCTTGATTTCTAATTTTCTAGTGTATTTATTTTTGAGTGAAAGATCCATGTTAGACATGCTATGTTGCATATCACTTTGCCCTAAAGTAGTGAAGAACCATTAGACATTGAATACAATTCAGTTGTATTCCAATACCCTATTGTTTTGGAATACATGAATATGAACCTAGATACACAATTGCACCTGAAACTACCCAAGCCTCTGTAACATAGTCAGTGCCTTGGTGGTATCACACCTTAATAGCACAAAGGTAGGTGTGGTGACGTAGGCCACAATGTAACAAGCATAGTTCAAATGCCTTTAATAGCCTTATCATTTCATTTGCAATCAACTGGCATAGGGTCCACTTGTTGGTCCTGGCTGAAATCTTAAATATTATTAGTTCCCTCAGAGCATCTGTTGTGCCATAATGGGGCCAAAATCTCCGGGTTGAGAGTGGTCCATTTCTTCTAGTGAATCTTCAAATAGATAGAAAATTTATGTGGTTTGAACCATTTATTTACTGTCaagcttctctttgggctttttgttctaaggtttttaaggggattccccttaatgtgatacaccttgattggttagcggcgtgCAACTCCATTGGGTTGGCCTAACTTATAGCAGTTGTCTGTAtctactttgtattttctcgcatttgtttcattgtagttttgtttttctttggtgggaggattcctcatccttgaGTTTGAAAATAGCATGGGGTGGTCAGTTTTTCTGTCTCTTAGTCTTTGGGCGACTTGTACTCCTTGTATACATGGGTTGCGCCCTTATTTGGCTAGGCACTCAATGTATTCTACTTATTTTGTTTGCCTGtccaaaaagacaaaaaacaaaaaccaaaaaagaaaaagtggggGAAGGTGGTGGGGATGGTTTTGTGGTTTCAGAAACCCATGGATGAGGGCTCTTTTCAttcatgatcacttcttatcaTTCcctgaattattattattagtatttatgtatttcttttccatcttGTATTTACCAATTTAAGTTAGCTAAGCCCTAGGTTAGTTAGGTCTGACTTTGAagacattttcttcttttaactTTTAGAATTAAAATGTTGACTACTTCATTCATGCAGTGGCTTGTTGAGTACAATGCAGCCTTAGCATCCATCTGCTTCATGACCCTGCTTGGATTTGTAGATGATGTTCTTGATATTCCATGGAGAGTGTGAGTATTTGGTCATTTTCAAAGGTTTTCTGATTTCCTAGGGTCATATATCTTGCAGAGATATTTAATTTCCACTACATAGACTTTTGTAGTTGTGCTGGAATAGATCCTTATGTGACTGTAATTCTGAAAACAGGAAATTAATATTGCCATCATTTGCTGCTCTTCCCCTGTTGATGGCTTATGCTGGCCATACCACTATAATTATACCAAAGCCTCTCATCCCATACGTTGGGCTAGAAGTTTTGGATCTAGGTAAATGATTTCTAACTCTCTCAATTATTGTTACATAgaaataacttattataatGTAAATGTGGTGTTTTCTGTCTTTCCATTACTGTTAACATGGATACTTTAAACATGATTGCTGCATGATGattttaaagtaagaatttttttagttttccattCCTGTAACTTCATGATAGTAGCCCCAGACTCTTATTTCATATGTTGAGTAAgattcattatcattttttttttaaataagtttacTAAAAAGTTGTAATTTTGTGGAATCATCCATCTAATTGGTGAATATACAAAACCTCTAAAAACCATAGTGAAAATATATAGATGTATGTCTATGTGTGTATTTATTAGACACCTTCATTGGAATTATTGAAACATAAGTGACTGAACCATCATGTGCTAGAACTATCATAGGCAGGGATATGAGATGCCCTTGGatattcctttttcattttggacCATTCCTTGATTAGATAATAActgatggaatttttttttttaaaataggattattctattttgaaaataagaccCAGCCCTTATCCATAGAGTTGGTTCTTGAAATTTCAAGTTTTGAATCATCAAGTTTGTTAAACTTTTCTTGATCTCTGGGAGCTGGTTTATTGAGGTACTTTTTGCATGAATCGCTTTAACATCATATAACATAGCACACTAGatccaatttttttgtttggatgACTTTAATTATTGGCTGTCCTGGGTGAAGCCATTTAAACACTGGGGGACTGAACGTGCACAGCTTGATGAATAATTACTACATTTGAACTGTTGGTTATTTTGATTATTGAGTTGTTTATCCTTTGGCGACTGCTTACAACTATACCTTGATGTGAACAGGAtggatatataaattatatatgggACTTTTGGCTGTATTTTGCACGAACTCCATCAATATACATGCTGGTTTAAATGGCCTTGAAGTTGGGCAGACTGTTGTTATTGCATCTGCTGTAAGAATAAAGCCTTGTAGAACTGTTGGAATTTGAATTGGTTATGGAATCTGATGCATCATAGCAATTTACAGATTTTGATACATAATGCTATGCAAATTGGAGCATCCACAGACCCAGAGTATAAACAGGCACATGCATTCTCTATTTATCTTGTTCAACCACTACTAGCCACTTCCTTGGCTCTACTTAGTTACAACTGGTAAGTATACTGCAATCCTTTACTGATAGCTGTTTGGGGCTGATTCGTGGAGCCTTAGAACCACATATTAATGCTTGAGTGTGCTTTCCTCACAAAATTAAGTGTTTtgcaaattttaataattgcttttaaaaatctttacAATCACTTGAAGTGATTCTTGGACTAGCATTTAATAGGAGTTTCTTTTAgaagtctttttttttgttatgtaacACATTACTAAAACACtattaaaacactttttttagtttatatctAAACACCAACTGGTTCTTCATAAAAGTGCATTTGATAGAAGCACTATTGACAAAAGTGGCATAGGTTAGAAAAACTTTCATTAGAAGTACTTCCAAGAGAGTCCTAAGtttctttaaaatttgtttctCCTGCATAATCAAGTCTTGCTAACAGTTCATTTGTTGTATCTTGCATATTCCAGGTATCCTTCTTCAGTTTTTGTTGGAGACACTTACACGTATTTTGCTGGAATGACAATGGCTGTAGTTGGCATTTTAGGCCATTTTAGGTATGTTCTGTCATGTTTCTATTTTATGATTAGTTCAAGGTGTTAAGTGTAATGCAGATGATCTGCCAAAGCTTGATTGGCAGCCTTAAGTAATAGGTTGCCAGATGAGCATAAATGTGTAGTATTTAAAACATTTCCATTTTTGAACATCTGTAGATTTACTTAACTAAAATGCTACAGtatcttttagttttttacGTGGCTACAAAATCCGAAGTTTGCTTTACCATGTAACATTGTTTTGCTTTCTTACCTTAGAGTCATGTGGTTCAAGATGGTTGGGCAAACTAAAATAGTTATGGCATCCATTTGTTTCCATGGAATTTTCTTCTCTTGAGAGAAACTCATTGTTTCAATTGGTTTCCCAAGTTTTATTTATCAAGAAATTACATGGAAGATATGTGCCAAATCTCACTTTACTATTTTGATCCCATCTGATCTTAATGCATAGAAACTCTTTTTGTTTAGGTTTCTACTGCCTCGACAATACAAGGGATCTATGCATACCATTTATTTGCATAAATTTGCTAGttatttatgtttgttaattacCTACTAACTGATATACCTTTCATAAATGATGTTCCAGTGAAACCCTGCTGATTTTCTTTATTCCTCAAGTTTTAAACTTTCTATTATCACTCCCCCAGGTTTAATTTCTGTCTCCTTCTCTCTCAGTCTTCATAA from Vitis riparia cultivar Riparia Gloire de Montpellier isolate 1030 chromosome 8, EGFV_Vit.rip_1.0, whole genome shotgun sequence includes the following:
- the LOC117921211 gene encoding UDP-N-acetylglucosamine--dolichyl-phosphate N-acetylglucosaminephosphotransferase-like, whose protein sequence is MTVRKRASSETTAAAAAQQPKSQETTTATSATTTDPPIAPPKSGTILKLSLLLIIPYAYLILFHYRVDADLKRSILINAGLSLAGFFVTRTMIPVASSYVIRRSLFGYDINKKGTPQGSVKVPESLGIVVGIVFLVLAILFQYFNFTSDSNWLVEYNAALASICFMTLLGFVDDVLDIPWRVKLILPSFAALPLLMAYAGHTTIIIPKPLIPYVGLEVLDLGWIYKLYMGLLAVFCTNSINIHAGLNGLEVGQTVVIASAILIHNAMQIGASTDPEYKQAHAFSIYLVQPLLATSLALLSYNWYPSSVFVGDTYTYFAGMTMAVVGILGHFSETLLIFFIPQVLNFLLSLPQLSGYVKCPRHRLPRFDPQTGLLTGTNDGTVVNLFLRQFGRMSEKSLCILLLVFQAIGCCFCFVLRWFLAGWYK